One Thermoanaerobacter pseudethanolicus ATCC 33223 genomic window, AATTGCCTTTGCCCACAATGTCAACGGCATACCCCTGCACCCTCATAACTGCATAAATTCCTTTTTTCTTTAAAAAGAGCTTGTAGTCAAAGCCTCCTGGATTTGTAGCTTTTTGGGGAATTGAAATTATCCCTCTTATACTTACAATATCTCCCTCTGAAGGATATTTGCCCCCATATTGAGTAACCAATACTTTAGGTAATTTAGGCGGTTTAACTATGTATTTAGCATATCCCTCATATTCTTTTACCTCGTACACCTTACCATTTATAGTTATAAATTTATCTTCAAACTTTAGATAAGGATTGGGAGAATTAAAAGCATTGCCACTTAAAATTGCACCTACAAAAATAAAAGAAATTAAAAGAAGTAAACTGACATTTTTATTTTTCAAATACCGCCACAAAGAAATAGCCACTGAAATTGCTAATAAAAGCAAAAAAGCAAAAGGATGAAAAACATATCTTCCAATTATTATTCCTAAAGAAAGAGCTACAGTAAGATATAAAAATGGAAATTCCATTTTATATCACATAAACTTCAAAATCTCTTGCAATTTCTGTATTTCCAAAGACTTTAATTGCTTCATCATAATAATCCTTGATAGAAATAAGCGGTGACAAATGAGTCAAAACTAGTCTTTTGCACTCGGCTTTCTTAGCAATTTCAGCAGCTTCCGCAGCAGTTAAGTGTGGTCCTTGCATTCCTGTCAAGAAATTTCCATCACATAGGAATAAATCAGCTTTATTTGCAAAAGATATTAAATCTTCATTATAGGTGGTATCACCACTATATACAAAGATTTTTTCTCCCTTTTTAATCTTCACAGCATAAGTCTCTACAGGATGCGTCATCTTTTTAAAAGAAATCTCTATTCCCTCTAAATTTAAAGTAGCCTCTTCATTTATAATGTGTAAATTAAAAACATCTTTAAACTTAAAATCTTCAAAAACATTTTCTGGTGTTTGTGGACAATATACATTCACAGGTTCAGTTATCATGCCTCTTGACTTCATAATATCAAGAGCATATCTTAAAACCATCATGTCTGCTACATGGTCAGAGTGCAAATGAGACAAAATTATGTATTTTAATTTATTTAAGTCGTAATACCTTTGGTATCTGCTTATTACTCCACTGCCACAGTCCAGTAAAATATGAGTATTTTCATCTTCTACTAAATATCCGGAAGTAGCCCCATAAGGCCCAGGGAAAGGTCCATGACACCCTAACACTGTGACTTTCATAAATTTTTGCCTCCCTCCTTAAAGCTACAGACAAATTCATATAAATCTTTGTAACTACCCTTTTGTGTCGCTACTATATCTTTTGAATTTCTATTTATCATATAGTCCTCAATCAAAAAAGTCTTCATACCCAACTTAAAAGCTATCAAGTCCTCTTCCACATCATTTCCCACCATATAACAATTTTCCGGCTTTTTATTTATAACTTTTAATATCTCTTCATAGTATTGTATATGGGGCTTACAAAAATGCATATTTTCATAAGTAGTTATAAAATCAAAATAGCTTTCATTAAGGCCTGCCCATCTAAGCCTCTCTAAAATTGCAATTCTTGGAAATACAGGATTGGTTGCTAAAACAAGTGTATAGCCTTTTTCTTTCAAAATTTCTAAGGATTTCTTGACGTATTCATTGGGCTTAATATTTTTTCCTAACTCTTTGTAATCATTTAAATAAAAGTCTTCAAAAAGTACATCCAATTCCTCTTTTGGATAGTTGACTTTTTTTAAAAAAGAATCAAAAAACACCTCTTCATTGGTTTTGTTGGGTTCCAAATTATTTATCATGTCCATACTGGCACTATAAAGACTTTTAAATAAAAAATGGGGGTCAAATAGAGGAGAAAGCTTTTTTGTAAGACTTAAAAAGTATTCATCTAACATCTTATCCGTATCGACAGGAAGCAATGTCCCGTCCAAGTCAAATAAAAATGTATCAATCATTCTCATCACCTCAATTTCTCTTTCCTATATAATGATATATTTTTACATAAAAAAAAGCAAGGTTTAAAAAACCCTGCTACACTTTGTTAAATAGTTCCAATCGAGATATCAAACGTATCAAAATATACCCTATTATTATACTTGCAAAACCTTGCACTAAATTACTTGGCACATCAACTAATGAAGTTTTAAAACCGTACATGATTCCTCCTGCTATATAGTATCCTAACACCATCCATAAAGCTCCTATTATAAGAGATACAACTTTTAAATATTCCTTAGTATATTTTTTATACATAAGTCCAACAATCAACCCTTCTATCCCTTTAATTATAAAGGTCCATGGCGACCAATATGCATAACCTGATAATAAGTCCGCAAGAGCAGAACCAATGCCTCCAGTTACAAATCCCATTGTAGGACCAAATAAAGCAGAACTTAAGAATATAAAAGAATCGCCTACGTTTATATAGCCTTTTGTAGCCGGAGTGGGTATCTGAATTACCATAGTACCAATAGTAACCAATGCCATCATAAAAGCCCCATATACTACTTTTTTAACATTGTTTTGTTCCATATTTCCACCTCCAATAAATGTATGTAGGATAGTTATATTATAACATACAATTGTAATGGTGCAATCATAGCAATATAATAACAAAAAAAGAAAAGCCCTTGTTTCTTAAAAGGCTTTAGATATAGTTTCCAACTGTGGAATACCTATCTTTTTTGTTGATTATATATGAAACAATCAAATCATCCAGTTTACGACTTATATCAAGCACTTTTTCATAGTCAATCTCTTCCTTAGTAACGAGGTTATCCAGTTCTTTCCTCAAAACACTTATCTGTCTTTCTAATGCTTCATTACTTTTCATTTTGTTTACCCCTTTTTAAAAGTTCGTATATACAATTTTACCATCATAATACAAAAATTACAATAGGCTTTATTAAGAAACAACCCTTAATTTATCTACTATATTAACCAATTTCTTATAAATTTCTACAATTTCTCGTCCACACTCTACTTTCCAATCATTTTCTCCCTCATTTACCTGTCCAGCTTCATTAGTTAGTATCCTATTCAAGATATCGTCACTTTTTATTTTTTCCTTAATACTCTCCATGCTTCGTTTTAATTCTTCATCTACTTTTTTTACTACACCCATCTCCCTACTCTCCCCATTTTAAATATTTATTATAATATATTCTATATATGTTATAAATTTCCTGCTAAAATTTTAAAAATTTTTATCTCTTATTTATTTCGTCTATAACAATACTCAACGCCTTGTCCATTGCTAATTCTAATCTGTCTGGGGAGACTCCGCCTTGACACATATAAGCGTTTCCTCCGCCTTTTCCGTCAAAAACCCTTAATACCTCTGTTTTCTTTCAAAATATTAACTTCTTTTTTAACCTCTTTATTCTCTTCAAGTAATTTTGACACATTTATCTACTACATGGTATATTACATCATTTTCCTCATATACTTTGTAAACTTTAAAGCCATCAATTATCCCTGTATCACTCGGTTGTCTACCACTTTCAGGATAGAAATAAGTTTTATCTAACACTAACTCCCATTTATCGTGGGTTTTCCTTTTATCTATGATGTTGGCATCAAACTAGGTAACATAGTTATTTTCATAAAAAAGCTTTTCAGTCATAAAAATCATCCCTTCTTTATAAGAAATTGCATGGAAGTCATCCATGCAATTCTTATTCATAAACCTTTGTTCCTAAAGCAGTAGTAAGTTTTCTAAACTCTTCTATTATCTTTTTCGTTATGGGACCAGGTTTTCCATCTCCTATTACCCTATGATCTACTTCTACCACTGGTATTGCTTCAGCAGCTGTACCTGTCAAGAAACATTCATCTGCAGTATACACGTTAAACAAGGAAAAATACCTTTCTTCAAAAGGGATTCCTAATTGCTTTGCTATATCAATTACAGTAGCCCTTGTAATTCCTCCTAATGCTCCTACTGCCGAAGGAGGAGAATACAAGGTGCCATTTGAAACTATAAAAATATTGTCACCAGTACATTCAGCCACATATCCTTCTTGGTTTAGTATAAGAGCTTCAGGATACCCAGCTTTTACTGCTTCAATTTTTGCAAGAATATTATTTAAATAATTTAATGACTTTATCTGGGGATCTAAAGCCTGAATAGAATTTCTTCTATAAGTAGAGGTAATAATTTTTAAACCGTTTTGATACATAGATTCAGGATATAAAGTAATCTTATCAGCTATTATTACGACTGTGGGTTTAGGACATTTATATGGGTCAAGGCCTAAATCACCTTTTCCTCTTGACACTACAAGCCTTATATAGGCATCCCTTAAATTATTAACTCTTACCGTTTCCACAACTTTTTCTTTCATCTCTTCCATCGTCATAGGAATGTCGAGAAGAAGGGCTTTTGCCATACTATAAAGTCTTTTTAAGTGCTCATCAAGTTTGAATATAACTCCATCATAAGCCCTTATGCCCTCAAAAATACCGTCCCCATAAAGATAGCCATGGTCAAAAACCGAGACTGAAGCTTTCTCACTGTCTACAAATTCTCCATTCACATATACTAACCCCATACTTATGACTCCTCCTTTACTTCAAATTAATTTAGCAAAATTTTATCACTTTAAAAGAGTTTAGTCAATGTAATATAAAAAACAAAAAGCCCCAAAATGAGGCTTTTTGTTTTTAAATCATTCAGCTTTTATAGCACCTGTTGGGCACACAGCTTCACAAGCACCACAGTCAATGCAAGTATCAGGGTCAATCTCGTATTTTCCATCACCTTCGTGAATAGCATCTACCGGGCATTCTGCAGTACAAGCTCCACAGCTTATACATTCATCAGTAATGTAATGTGCCATTATTTTCCCCCTCCCTGTATACAGTATGTAGTTCCTCAAAAATTATAAATCATTTACATGCAATTGTAAATAAGCAAATTTAATTTTTGGAATTTAGCAAATTTTTTAAAAACTAAAAGGGTCTTGTCAAAAGATAAAACCTATGCTATAATTACTTTCGTCGAGGCGCTGCCGAATGGTGTAATGGTAGCACAGGTGACTCTGGATCATCTAGTCTAGGTTCGAGTCCTAGTTCGGCAGCCATTTTGGCCCCATCGTCTAGCGGCCTAGGACATCGCCCTCTCACGGCGAAGACAGGGGTTCGAGTCCCCTTGGGGCTACCAATATAAAAATATCGAGTAGGAGCTGAATAATTATTTTATTCAGCGTCCTCTCACACCACCGTACGTACCGTTCGGTATACGGCGGTTCATTAGGAATTGTGTACAATTAGATATCTTTGGGATAAACTCTTATAACCTATGCTTTCAAAGTATTTATTTGTAAGAGTCTTATTTAGGATTGGGCTATTGGATATTCTCCAGTAGCCTTTCCTTGTATTGGCGTATTCCCAGGCTTTTTGTTCTTCTACTCCTAGTTTTACTAAGTTATCATGCTTCGTTTTTATCTTCTTCCATTGTTTCCATATACATGCCCTTAGTCTTCGCCTTATCCATTCGTCAAGGGTTTTCATTATGCTTTTCGCGTCTGCTAATCCAAAATAGTTGACCCATCCTGTTGTTATTTGATTTAGTCTTTTTATTCTGTTTTCCATGCTTATTCCCTTGTTCCGATTGGTTATTTCTCTTACTTTTTCCTTAAACCTTTTGATGGATTTTTCATGGATTCTTATTTGTCATTTCTCAAATTAATTTAGCCCAAAACCGATAAAATTTTTCAGATTAAATAATCTTGTGATAAAATTAATGCTAAAGGAATTTGATAAATTTTTTTCAGATTCCTTTAGCATTAATTTTAATTGGAGAGGTTACTTATGCAAATAATTTTCCATGTTGATAACATTGAAGAATATTTACATAAAGGTAAAGATTACAATTTTCCTGACCCACCAGATAGATGTCCTTATCCCGATTGCAAGTGTAGAGTAAAACTAAAAAAGCACGGGTTTTATTACCGTTACTATTTAGATGGACCTAACTGTATAAAAATAGCCATAAGAAGATATATATGTCCTGTGTGTAAAAGAACTCTTTCCTACCTTCCTGATTTCTGTCTTCCCCATTTTCAGTATTCTTTCAATATGATTGTAAAGTCTTTAAAAGAGACACTTACAAGAGAAAAAACTCTCAGTTCTTTCATAAGTGACTTAAAAAGAAACTTTCCCACCATACTATTTTCAAGACAGCATATATATTTTTACACCAAAAGGATAATGAATAATTTAAGTTTTATCATATACGGATTAAGGCAAATAGACCCTTACATAAAGTTATCTGAGACTGACTCACAAAGAGAGAGGGCCAGAGAGATTTTGGACATAATAAGCATTGTACCACTCTTCTCCCAACGGTTTTATGCTCATTGCCAAAAATCATTTCTGGCCTCTCTCACATAATTTTAGCATTAAATCCGAAAGATTTAAATAAAAATTTTGATTTTTTCTTAGCAACATAACTTTTTCCTTTAATGTCCCCCAGGTATGAGCTAAAATTACGATTAAGAAATCAAAAAAGTGAAGGGGGAACATATAAATGCTTGATGAAAAAGCGAGAGAAGCTATAGCATTAAAGAGATTTTCACTGATAAGTCCGGTGCTAAACGGACAGGTAAAAAATCAGAAAGAATATTTTGATGCTCTTTCCGATAAACCTATTGAGATACCTTATCTTGGAATGAGAAGATATACTCCCAAGACACTTAGAGGGTGGCTATATCAGTATTTAAGAGGCGGTATAGAAGCGTTAAAGCCGGGTTATCGAAGCGACAGAGGCAAATACAGAAAGATAAACTTTGAACTTTCAGAGAAAATAAAGCAAAAAAAGCTTGAACATCCTGAAATGCCAAACAAACTTCTTTATGAGACATTGATAGGAGAAGGAATAATCTCACCGGATAAAGTATCCCTTTCGACATTCTATAGGTTTTTGAAAAACATTCCTGTAAAATCTTTAGATAAAGAAAAAGAGGGTAAAACAAAGAGATTTTCCCATGAATTCATCAATGAACTGTGGCAGACTGATGTCATGTATGGGCCATATATTAAAGAAGGTAAAACAAAAAGGCAAACGTACCTTATTGCATATATAGATGATGCTTCCAGGCTGTGTACCTATGCTCGCTTTTACTATACCCAGAATTTTTTAGCTTTAAGAGACTCATTTAAAGAAGCAGTGCTAAGAAGGGGAATACCCAAAATGCTCTACACTGACAATGGAAAGATATATAGAAGCACTCAATTTGAATATATATGTGCATCATTAGGTACATCTCTTATTCATGCTGAGCCCTTTTCACCTCATTCAAAAGGGAAAATAGAAAGATTCTTTCATACGGTGAGAATGAGATTTTTAAGCACAATAGATCCTACATCCATAAAGAGTATAGATGAGCTCAATATGATGTTTTTTAAATGGCTGGAGGAGGATTACAACCGAAAAGAACATAGCAGTATTGGCATGAGTCCTTTAGATTTTTTCATGTCTCAAATATCAAGGGTAAATATGTGTGGTGACATAGATATGTTGAATGAATGTTTTCTCATAAGAGTAAATCGTAAAGTAAACAAAGATGCCACACTTAAAGTGGAAAATATACTTTACGAAACAGAAGAAAAGTTTAAAGGTATGCGCTTAGAAGTCAGATATGACCCGCAGTGGCTTAAGGATAATACACCCCTTTTACTTTTTCATGAAGGCAAAAAAGTAGGGGAAGCGTATAAGGTAAATTTTCATGATAATGCTAAAATTCCTGTAGAATATATCGAAGACAGAAAGGTTGTAAGCGAAAATGAAGATACTGTGGATTTTGCGGCAAAACCTAATTCCCCAGTAATATCCTTTAATGATATCATTGATTAAAAAAAGAGGTGTTTACAATGTTTACCCAATATTTTGGAATGAAATTTAATCCATTTTCTAAAGAGATAAGTGTAAACGACCTTTACATAAGTGAAGACATTGCTGAATTAAATGCCAGGCTAAAATATTTACAAGAAACAAGGGGTATAGGACTTGTCGTTGGGGAGGCGGGTTCAGGCAAATCTACCGCATTAAGAAAATATGCTGAAAGCCTCAATCGTTCTACATTTAAACCATGTTACTTTGCCCTTTCTACACTCACAGTGAGAGAATTCTATCAAGCATTGGCTATGATTTTAGGCGAAACCCCCTCATACAAAAAAGTAACGCTCTTTCACCAGATACAAAGAGCGATAACAGAACTTTATTACAGCCAGAAGATAACTCCTGTCATAATATTAGATGAAATACAACTGGTTTCTAATGATGTTCTTGAAGATTTGAGAATAATATTTAACTTTAATATGGATTCTCAAAACCCGTATATATTGATACTTTCAGGACAACCACACATAAGAAACAAACTAGCCTTGAATGTAAACAGTGCACTAAGGCAAAGAATTTCTATAAAGTATGTAATGCAAGGGCTAAAAAAAGAAGAAATTCAAGATTATATAAAAACAAGAATGAAAATAGCTGGAGTGATGGATGATATATTTACACCATCGGCATATGAAGCAATATATTCTCTAACAAAAGGGCTGCCAAGGATAATAAATAACCTGGTAACGGCTTCTCTTCTCTATGCGTATTCTAAAAGGCTAAGAGAAATAGATGAAGAAGTAATATACCAGGCACAAAATGAAATCAGTTTATGAGAGTAGTAGCTTTCGCTACTCTCATTTTTTATTATACTTCAATTAACCCAAATTGCCAATAACAGATATTAACATATTTTGGCGGTTATGCTCTTAAAAAGTGAAAAAAATTTTTAATCAGGCTGTGATAATTTGAGAAAAAATACTTTTATGCACTTAAAAAATGCCATTATAATTTGAAAATCTTTGGAGATTTAATTTGAGAATTGACATAATAGTATCACCCTTATAAGGGTAATACTATTGTCTATAGTAGTAAAAATTATACACTATGTCAATATTTTTGTTATTTCCTCATCTTTTGAATAAAATCTATGGCTTTTTCAATTCTCTCTATAGTTCTTTCTTTTCCCAAAAGTTCCATTATGTCAAATAGTCCTGGACCAAAAGTTCTACCTGAAATAGCTAATCTCGTGGGATGGAAAAGTTCACCACTGGATATTTGTAATTCCTCCACAAGTTTGCGATACGCTTCCTCAGTTGTAAATTTATTAAAAGGCTCGACTTCTTTTAAAGTCACTACTGCTTTTTTTAGGATATCCACAACTTTTTCTTTAGTAAAATACTTTTTAACTCCTTTTTCCTCATATTCGTAAACTTCTGTAAAATAATAGCTCATGGCATCAGCTACATCCACAAGAGTTTTTTCCCTTTCTCTTACTACACTTACTATTTTTTTGATATAATCATAATCGAAATCTTCCCCAATAAAGTTTTTAGCTTTCAAAAATGGAATGACTACTTCAGTTAATTTATCTAAATCATAATTCCTTATGTAATGGCCGTTTATCCACGTCAGCTTTTGTACATCGTAAATAGCTGGATTTTTTGATACCCTTTCTAAAGTAAATTCTTTTTTGCTTTTTGACACATCAAAAATTTCTT contains:
- a CDS encoding MBL fold metallo-hydrolase; the protein is MKVTVLGCHGPFPGPYGATSGYLVEDENTHILLDCGSGVISRYQRYYDLNKLKYIILSHLHSDHVADMMVLRYALDIMKSRGMITEPVNVYCPQTPENVFEDFKFKDVFNLHIINEEATLNLEGIEISFKKMTHPVETYAVKIKKGEKIFVYSGDTTYNEDLISFANKADLFLCDGNFLTGMQGPHLTAAEAAEIAKKAECKRLVLTHLSPLISIKDYYDEAIKVFGNTEIARDFEVYVI
- a CDS encoding HAD family hydrolase — its product is MIDTFLFDLDGTLLPVDTDKMLDEYFLSLTKKLSPLFDPHFLFKSLYSASMDMINNLEPNKTNEEVFFDSFLKKVNYPKEELDVLFEDFYLNDYKELGKNIKPNEYVKKSLEILKEKGYTLVLATNPVFPRIAILERLRWAGLNESYFDFITTYENMHFCKPHIQYYEEILKVINKKPENCYMVGNDVEEDLIAFKLGMKTFLIEDYMINRNSKDIVATQKGSYKDLYEFVCSFKEGGKNL
- a CDS encoding ECF transporter S component, whose translation is MEQNNVKKVVYGAFMMALVTIGTMVIQIPTPATKGYINVGDSFIFLSSALFGPTMGFVTGGIGSALADLLSGYAYWSPWTFIIKGIEGLIVGLMYKKYTKEYLKVVSLIIGALWMVLGYYIAGGIMYGFKTSLVDVPSNLVQGFASIIIGYILIRLISRLELFNKV
- a CDS encoding aspartyl-phosphate phosphatase Spo0E family protein, whose protein sequence is MKSNEALERQISVLRKELDNLVTKEEIDYEKVLDISRKLDDLIVSYIINKKDRYSTVGNYI
- a CDS encoding alanine--tRNA ligase-related protein; translation: MIDKRKTHDKWELVLDKTYFYPESGRQPSDTGIIDGFKVYKVYEENDVIYHVVDKCVKIT
- the ilvE gene encoding branched-chain-amino-acid transaminase; translated protein: MGLVYVNGEFVDSEKASVSVFDHGYLYGDGIFEGIRAYDGVIFKLDEHLKRLYSMAKALLLDIPMTMEEMKEKVVETVRVNNLRDAYIRLVVSRGKGDLGLDPYKCPKPTVVIIADKITLYPESMYQNGLKIITSTYRRNSIQALDPQIKSLNYLNNILAKIEAVKAGYPEALILNQEGYVAECTGDNIFIVSNGTLYSPPSAVGALGGITRATVIDIAKQLGIPFEERYFSLFNVYTADECFLTGTAAEAIPVVEVDHRVIGDGKPGPITKKIIEEFRKLTTALGTKVYE
- a CDS encoding DUF362 domain-containing protein, which translates into the protein MAHYITDECISCGACTAECPVDAIHEGDGKYEIDPDTCIDCGACEAVCPTGAIKAE
- a CDS encoding DUF6431 domain-containing protein, encoding MQIIFHVDNIEEYLHKGKDYNFPDPPDRCPYPDCKCRVKLKKHGFYYRYYLDGPNCIKIAIRRYICPVCKRTLSYLPDFCLPHFQYSFNMIVKSLKETLTREKTLSSFISDLKRNFPTILFSRQHIYFYTKRIMNNLSFIIYGLRQIDPYIKLSETDSQRERAREILDIISIVPLFSQRFYAHCQKSFLASLT
- a CDS encoding IS481 family transposase; translated protein: MLDEKAREAIALKRFSLISPVLNGQVKNQKEYFDALSDKPIEIPYLGMRRYTPKTLRGWLYQYLRGGIEALKPGYRSDRGKYRKINFELSEKIKQKKLEHPEMPNKLLYETLIGEGIISPDKVSLSTFYRFLKNIPVKSLDKEKEGKTKRFSHEFINELWQTDVMYGPYIKEGKTKRQTYLIAYIDDASRLCTYARFYYTQNFLALRDSFKEAVLRRGIPKMLYTDNGKIYRSTQFEYICASLGTSLIHAEPFSPHSKGKIERFFHTVRMRFLSTIDPTSIKSIDELNMMFFKWLEEDYNRKEHSSIGMSPLDFFMSQISRVNMCGDIDMLNECFLIRVNRKVNKDATLKVENILYETEEKFKGMRLEVRYDPQWLKDNTPLLLFHEGKKVGEAYKVNFHDNAKIPVEYIEDRKVVSENEDTVDFAAKPNSPVISFNDIID
- a CDS encoding ExeA family protein, whose amino-acid sequence is MFTQYFGMKFNPFSKEISVNDLYISEDIAELNARLKYLQETRGIGLVVGEAGSGKSTALRKYAESLNRSTFKPCYFALSTLTVREFYQALAMILGETPSYKKVTLFHQIQRAITELYYSQKITPVIILDEIQLVSNDVLEDLRIIFNFNMDSQNPYILILSGQPHIRNKLALNVNSALRQRISIKYVMQGLKKEEIQDYIKTRMKIAGVMDDIFTPSAYEAIYSLTKGLPRIINNLVTASLLYAYSKRLREIDEEVIYQAQNEISL